A region from the Microcella frigidaquae genome encodes:
- a CDS encoding ABC transporter substrate-binding protein: MSTRRRGLLASMGLATALALTISGCAGSGGTDAPASSGLGDIPTDTEGTVRILMESVPDTDIVIDLVASFNETYPGIEVEIETLAFDQMRDKLIASFQSSEPAYDLIVVDNPWMDDFVDAGFLEPLDARIDSTTDYQAEDFFQPLVDITEVDGVRYGVPFYNYALGYLYRTDLYEEAGLELPSTLDELVANVQQLTTSDRTGIAMQPQRGYKIFEEWANWLFAAGGSIYDEEGNPTLDTPEAAAALDAYIEAFTTAAPANSSNWAFDEAFRSVSSGQSASMISYNWNLPGLNNPEGASGDLAGSFALAPMPGGKQVLGSWSWAIPANSAASDAAWAFVAWITSPAVDVERVVAGGAAIRESTLSNPTVLESGYGEDYYAAIIAILSDAAPLSQGLGGEEMIQAVGTELSEAVAGTKTVEQALADAQAAVERIQR, translated from the coding sequence ATGAGTACTCGACGTCGAGGACTTCTGGCCTCCATGGGCCTCGCGACAGCGCTCGCTCTCACCATCTCGGGATGCGCGGGATCCGGCGGAACGGACGCTCCGGCCTCGTCGGGCCTGGGCGACATCCCCACCGACACGGAGGGCACCGTCCGGATCCTGATGGAGAGTGTTCCCGACACCGACATCGTCATTGATCTGGTCGCCTCGTTCAACGAGACGTACCCCGGTATCGAGGTCGAGATCGAGACGCTCGCGTTCGACCAGATGCGCGACAAGCTGATCGCGTCGTTCCAGTCGAGCGAGCCCGCCTACGACCTGATCGTCGTTGACAACCCCTGGATGGATGACTTCGTCGACGCGGGCTTCCTCGAGCCGCTCGACGCTCGCATCGACTCGACGACCGACTACCAGGCGGAGGACTTCTTCCAGCCGCTGGTCGACATCACCGAGGTCGACGGCGTGCGCTATGGCGTGCCGTTCTACAACTACGCACTCGGCTACCTCTACCGCACCGACCTCTACGAGGAGGCGGGGCTGGAATTGCCGAGCACCCTCGACGAGCTCGTCGCGAACGTACAGCAGCTCACCACGAGCGATCGCACGGGTATCGCGATGCAGCCGCAGCGCGGATACAAGATCTTCGAGGAGTGGGCAAACTGGCTCTTCGCGGCAGGTGGCTCGATCTACGACGAGGAAGGCAACCCCACCCTCGACACGCCGGAGGCCGCCGCTGCCCTCGATGCGTACATCGAGGCCTTCACGACCGCGGCTCCGGCGAACAGCTCGAACTGGGCGTTCGACGAGGCTTTCCGCTCGGTGTCCAGCGGCCAGTCGGCGTCGATGATCAGCTACAACTGGAACCTCCCGGGCCTCAATAACCCCGAGGGCGCTTCCGGAGACCTGGCTGGCTCGTTCGCTCTGGCCCCGATGCCCGGCGGCAAGCAGGTTCTCGGTTCCTGGAGCTGGGCGATTCCGGCCAACTCCGCCGCGTCCGACGCTGCCTGGGCATTCGTGGCGTGGATCACCTCGCCGGCCGTCGACGTCGAGCGCGTCGTCGCTGGCGGTGCCGCGATCCGTGAGAGCACGCTGAGCAACCCGACGGTTCTCGAGTCGGGCTACGGCGAGGACTACTACGCGGCGATCATCGCCATCCTCTCCGACGCGGCCCCGCTCTCGCAGGGTCTTGGTGGCGAGGAGATGATCCAGGCCGTCGGCACTGAGCTGAGCGAGGCCGTCGCTGGCACGAAGACGGTCGAGCAGGCCCTGGCCGACGCCCAGGCTGCCGTCGAGCGCATCCAGCGCTAG
- a CDS encoding SDR family NAD(P)-dependent oxidoreductase codes for MSTVVITGSGSGIGRAIAVMLADRDWTVVATDVNEVAAAETRELLSTAAGQTHVSRQLDVTNGDAAQAVADEIADSLGLDAWVSNAGISFMERFVDIPREKLDLTLDVNLKGVFLCGQAAARAMIRNGTSGRIVNTASMAGKQGRVPFLADYVASKFGVVGLTQAMAFELASHNITVNAVCPGFVATAMQERELAWEAALSGSTPEAVRGSWVAATPLGRLQTPEDVARGVSFLLSDDAAFITGESLSVNGGAYMD; via the coding sequence ATGAGCACCGTCGTCATCACTGGAAGCGGGTCCGGCATCGGGCGCGCGATCGCCGTCATGTTGGCAGACCGCGACTGGACCGTTGTCGCCACCGACGTCAACGAGGTCGCAGCGGCCGAGACCCGCGAACTGCTCTCCACCGCGGCCGGTCAGACCCACGTGAGCCGCCAGCTCGACGTCACGAACGGTGACGCCGCCCAAGCAGTTGCCGACGAGATCGCCGACAGCCTCGGCCTCGACGCCTGGGTAAGCAACGCGGGCATCTCATTCATGGAGCGGTTCGTCGACATCCCACGCGAGAAGCTCGACCTCACGCTCGACGTCAACCTCAAGGGAGTCTTCCTCTGCGGCCAGGCGGCCGCGCGCGCAATGATCCGCAACGGCACCTCCGGACGGATTGTGAACACCGCGTCGATGGCGGGCAAGCAGGGCCGTGTGCCCTTCCTGGCCGACTACGTGGCCTCCAAGTTCGGCGTCGTCGGGCTGACGCAGGCGATGGCCTTCGAACTCGCCAGCCACAACATCACTGTGAACGCGGTCTGCCCCGGCTTCGTCGCCACGGCGATGCAGGAACGGGAGCTGGCGTGGGAGGCGGCACTCAGCGGGTCCACCCCCGAGGCCGTGCGCGGCTCGTGGGTCGCCGCCACGCCGCTCGGGCGGCTGCAGACCCCGGAGGATGTCGCCCGCGGCGTCTCGTTCCTGCTCTCCGATGACGCCGCGTTCATCACCGGCGAGTCGCTGTCGGTCAACGGCGGCGCCTACATGGACTGA
- a CDS encoding FGGY-family carbohydrate kinase, producing the protein MTATVSLGIDIGTTGTKVVAFDAADGRLLAVSRSVRAHTDGPGIAEAETAEWIENTISAVADLIAHHGVDPNRIAAISTTGMVPAVVALDEAHLPLRRAILQSDARAVEEIGAVARKLGSFDPVTTTGSAVSQQSVAPTLLWLQANESELWSRTRLIVGSYDWVLMRLGARPHVERNWALESGLFTVGGERFGEAFAVAQIDGGMIPEVVEPGTIVGALSGEMAERMGLPSGIPLVVGGADHVLSAYSAGVRAPGDWLVKLGGAGDVLVASESPLVDERLYLDAHPVPGLWLPNGCMATSGSLIRWFQALTGGAELLRLDDEAAAEPAVGVYCLPYFLGEKSPLHDPDLRGAFVGLHLGTSRGAMYRAVLESIAFGFRHHAEVFGELGLPLTRAMVTNGGSKSKLWKQIHADVLGTDLHPIVDHPGASFGAAVIAAIGVGLMDAWTDVDRYISLGPTVHPDSDAAATYDAAYREWRELGAALEPFSHSLSRKAHA; encoded by the coding sequence ATGACCGCGACCGTCAGCCTCGGCATCGACATCGGAACGACCGGAACGAAAGTGGTCGCCTTCGATGCAGCGGATGGTCGCCTTCTGGCGGTCAGCCGCAGTGTGCGGGCCCACACAGATGGGCCCGGTATCGCCGAGGCCGAGACCGCAGAGTGGATCGAGAACACCATCTCAGCGGTTGCTGACCTCATCGCTCACCACGGTGTCGACCCGAATCGAATCGCGGCGATCTCGACCACAGGCATGGTGCCTGCGGTGGTCGCCCTGGATGAGGCGCACCTGCCCCTCCGACGCGCGATCCTGCAGAGCGACGCCCGAGCGGTCGAGGAGATTGGTGCCGTTGCCCGAAAGCTCGGCTCCTTCGACCCGGTGACGACCACGGGCAGTGCCGTCAGCCAGCAATCGGTCGCGCCGACCCTCCTCTGGCTGCAGGCCAACGAGTCTGAGCTCTGGTCGCGAACCCGTCTGATCGTCGGCAGCTACGACTGGGTTCTCATGCGCCTGGGCGCCCGCCCGCACGTCGAGCGCAACTGGGCTCTCGAGTCGGGGCTGTTCACGGTCGGCGGCGAGCGTTTCGGTGAGGCCTTCGCAGTGGCGCAGATCGACGGCGGCATGATCCCCGAGGTCGTTGAACCGGGCACGATCGTCGGCGCGCTGTCGGGCGAGATGGCGGAGCGGATGGGTCTTCCTTCCGGAATCCCTCTCGTGGTCGGCGGGGCCGATCACGTGCTCTCCGCATACTCTGCTGGTGTCCGGGCCCCCGGTGACTGGCTGGTGAAGCTCGGGGGTGCGGGCGATGTGCTCGTCGCCAGCGAGTCCCCGCTCGTGGATGAACGTCTGTACCTCGACGCCCACCCCGTCCCTGGTCTCTGGCTCCCGAACGGGTGCATGGCGACATCGGGGAGCCTCATCCGTTGGTTCCAGGCACTGACCGGCGGGGCCGAACTGCTGAGGCTCGACGACGAAGCCGCCGCCGAACCGGCGGTAGGCGTGTACTGCCTGCCGTACTTCCTCGGCGAGAAGAGCCCCCTGCATGACCCCGACCTTCGGGGCGCCTTCGTGGGTCTCCACCTCGGCACCTCCCGCGGGGCGATGTACCGCGCGGTGCTGGAGTCGATCGCTTTCGGCTTCCGGCACCACGCAGAAGTCTTCGGTGAGCTCGGCCTCCCGCTGACCCGCGCGATGGTGACCAATGGCGGCTCGAAGTCGAAGCTCTGGAAGCAGATCCATGCCGACGTGCTGGGCACCGACTTGCACCCGATCGTCGACCACCCCGGCGCCTCTTTCGGTGCGGCCGTGATCGCGGCTATCGGCGTGGGTCTGATGGATGCGTGGACCGACGTCGACCGTTACATCTCGCTCGGCCCCACCGTGCACCCCGACTCTGACGCGGCCGCGACCTACGACGCGGCTTACCGAGAGTGGCGTGAACTGGGTGCGGCCCTCGAACCGTTCTCCCACTCCCTCTCCCGAAAGGCACATGCATGA
- a CDS encoding DeoR/GlpR family DNA-binding transcription regulator, whose translation MSVQGRRALIEQRVLDNGEIDFATLAAELGVSEMTIRRDVEALELKGVLRRVMGGAISVGSAAAEPSFDARAALAATEKAHIASAVVDLLQPSETVIIDSGSSALAVAREIRARHLPLTVVTPSLLVATELSSESDTDVYVTGGQLRPGELSLIGPGAQESLERFNASTFVMGVAGVDGTAGVTDYHYAEAHVKRAAARSAQRIIVVADSSKLGKVQLVSIADLSELDTLVTDGEPNHPTLRSARAAGVSVVCVQPPTATEKEQHA comes from the coding sequence ATGTCAGTTCAAGGGCGACGAGCACTGATCGAGCAGCGTGTGCTCGACAACGGCGAGATCGACTTCGCCACGCTCGCCGCCGAACTGGGCGTCTCTGAGATGACGATTCGCCGTGACGTCGAGGCGCTCGAGCTCAAAGGCGTGTTGCGGCGCGTGATGGGCGGCGCGATCTCCGTCGGCTCTGCCGCCGCCGAACCCTCCTTCGACGCCCGGGCCGCCCTCGCAGCCACCGAGAAGGCGCACATCGCGTCGGCCGTCGTCGACCTGCTTCAGCCGAGCGAGACCGTGATCATCGACAGCGGGTCATCAGCCCTCGCCGTCGCCCGTGAGATCCGCGCCCGGCACCTGCCGCTCACCGTGGTGACGCCCAGCCTGCTCGTGGCCACCGAGCTCAGCAGCGAGTCCGACACAGACGTGTACGTGACCGGCGGTCAGCTGCGGCCCGGCGAACTCAGCCTGATCGGCCCCGGCGCCCAGGAAAGTCTCGAGCGTTTCAACGCGAGCACCTTCGTGATGGGCGTGGCGGGCGTGGACGGCACCGCGGGCGTCACCGATTACCACTATGCGGAAGCGCACGTGAAGCGCGCGGCGGCGCGCTCCGCGCAACGCATCATCGTCGTCGCCGACTCGTCGAAGCTCGGCAAGGTGCAACTCGTGTCGATTGCGGACCTGTCCGAGCTCGACACCCTGGTGACCGACGGCGAGCCGAACCACCCCACCCTTCGCAGTGCGCGCGCCGCTGGCGTGTCTGTGGTGTGCGTGCAGCCCCCGACCGCGACTGAGAAAGAACAACACGCATGA
- a CDS encoding BtpA/SgcQ family protein has translation MTTWLDDIFAVEKPVIAMLHLSALPGDPGYDAEGGLDAVIARARQELHDLQAGGVDGVMFSNEFSLPYLTQTEPITAITMARIIGELRSEITVPFGVNVLWDGRASIDLAMATGARWVREIFTGVYASDFGLWNTNVGEVARHRARVGAAGVKLLFNIVPESATYLADRDLESIAKTTVFATLPDALCVSGATAGAPTDSQALAIVKKAAGAVPVFVNTGVRAENIGDQLSIADGAVVGTFFKRDGRFENAVDPDRVVTLMTAAREFRATLS, from the coding sequence ATGACCACCTGGTTGGACGACATCTTCGCGGTGGAGAAGCCCGTCATCGCGATGCTCCACCTGTCGGCTCTTCCGGGTGACCCCGGCTACGACGCGGAGGGCGGCCTTGACGCGGTGATCGCTCGCGCCCGCCAGGAACTGCATGATCTGCAGGCTGGCGGGGTTGACGGCGTCATGTTCTCGAACGAGTTCAGCCTGCCGTACCTCACGCAGACCGAGCCGATCACCGCCATCACCATGGCCCGGATCATCGGTGAGCTCCGCTCGGAGATCACCGTGCCGTTCGGCGTGAACGTGCTGTGGGACGGCCGCGCGTCCATCGACCTGGCCATGGCGACCGGTGCTCGCTGGGTGAGGGAGATTTTCACCGGCGTCTACGCCAGCGACTTCGGCCTCTGGAACACGAACGTCGGCGAGGTTGCCCGTCATCGTGCGCGCGTCGGCGCCGCCGGGGTGAAGCTGCTGTTCAACATCGTTCCTGAATCGGCGACCTACCTCGCCGACCGCGACCTGGAGTCGATCGCCAAGACCACCGTCTTCGCAACCCTCCCTGACGCGCTCTGCGTCTCGGGTGCGACCGCGGGTGCTCCGACCGATAGCCAGGCACTCGCCATCGTGAAGAAGGCCGCCGGCGCCGTGCCCGTGTTCGTGAACACGGGTGTGCGCGCCGAGAACATCGGCGACCAGCTCTCCATCGCCGATGGCGCGGTGGTCGGCACCTTCTTCAAGCGCGACGGCCGCTTCGAGAATGCGGTCGACCCGGATCGGGTCGTCACGCTGATGACGGCCGCCCGCGAGTTCCGCGCGACCCTCTCCTAA
- a CDS encoding DEAD/DEAH box helicase has product MPRPYEAGAAFDAIENWAVGQGLNLYPAQEEAIFELVAGAHVVLATPTGSGKSLVAVAAHAIALAQGQRTYYTAPIKALVSEKFFQLVDIFGAENVGMVTGDSSVNGDAPIICCTAEILANQALREGPELAAGIVVMDEFHYYADPERGWAWQVPLLTLTNARFLLMSATLGDITPIAADLERRTGHPVSEVTHTERPIPLTFEYVRTPVHETVERLLDERQAPIYIVHFSQAAAMERAQALTSIRIITREQRDEIAEAIGDFRFARGFGSTLSRLVRAGIGVHHAGMLPKYRRLVEVLAQRGLLRVICGTDTLGVGINVPIRTVLLTALSKFDGERMRQLTAREFHQIAGRAGRAGYDTAGLVVVQAPDHEVENHLATTKAGDDPKKRKKIVRKSAPAGFVTWGEGSFERLIGGAPEPLESRMQVSAAMLINLIARGGDVVANARALLTENHEPPHRRRELVRRALGIAKTLVRAGVVEIDRAEPGAGLHNSGVGDTGEPRHAQSGHPDAPAEAAAPELWRPARVRLTVDLQPNFALNQPLSPFALAVIGVLDHTDADYPLDVISVIESTLDNPRPVLAQQQFKARGEAVAAMKADGVEYEARMDALEEVEHPQPLAELLHAMFETFAASQPWVRDIELRPKSVVRDLYERAMSFTEYVSFYGLARSEGLLLRYLSDADRAIRQTVPDEAKTDELRDIIEWLRELVRQVDSSLQDEWEQLASGAAAAGPDSAPVLPPRPPDVTTNRRAFLVLVRNELFRRVQLAALQRDDDLVALDPDAGWPEALDAYYAEHEEVRTGGDARSASLVQIDENPTRDPDADGATDAARTWRVRQVIDDPAGDHDWGIDAIVDLEASIAEGSAVVRVLGLNRL; this is encoded by the coding sequence ATGCCGCGCCCCTACGAGGCCGGCGCGGCGTTCGACGCGATCGAGAACTGGGCCGTCGGGCAGGGGCTGAACCTGTACCCGGCGCAGGAGGAGGCGATCTTCGAGCTCGTCGCCGGCGCCCACGTCGTGCTCGCGACCCCCACGGGAAGCGGCAAGAGCCTCGTCGCCGTCGCCGCCCACGCGATCGCCCTCGCGCAGGGGCAGCGCACGTACTACACGGCGCCGATCAAGGCGCTCGTGAGCGAGAAGTTCTTCCAGCTCGTCGACATCTTCGGCGCGGAGAACGTCGGCATGGTGACGGGCGACTCGAGCGTCAACGGGGATGCGCCGATCATCTGCTGCACGGCCGAGATTCTCGCCAATCAGGCGCTGCGCGAAGGCCCCGAGCTGGCGGCGGGCATCGTCGTCATGGACGAGTTCCACTACTACGCCGACCCCGAGCGCGGGTGGGCGTGGCAGGTGCCGCTGCTGACGCTGACGAACGCGCGCTTCCTGCTCATGAGCGCGACGCTCGGCGACATCACGCCGATCGCCGCCGACCTCGAACGCCGCACCGGGCACCCCGTCAGCGAGGTGACGCACACCGAGCGGCCGATCCCGCTGACCTTCGAGTACGTGCGCACCCCCGTGCACGAGACCGTCGAGCGGCTGCTCGACGAGCGCCAAGCGCCGATCTACATCGTGCACTTCAGCCAGGCGGCCGCGATGGAGCGCGCGCAGGCCCTGACGAGCATCCGCATCATCACGCGCGAGCAGCGCGACGAGATCGCCGAGGCGATCGGCGACTTCCGCTTCGCGCGCGGCTTCGGCTCGACCCTCAGCCGCCTCGTGCGCGCCGGCATCGGCGTGCACCACGCGGGCATGCTGCCCAAGTACCGGCGCCTGGTCGAGGTGCTCGCCCAGCGCGGGCTGCTGCGGGTCATCTGCGGCACCGACACCCTCGGGGTGGGCATCAACGTGCCGATCCGCACCGTGCTGCTCACGGCGCTCAGCAAATTCGACGGCGAACGGATGCGCCAGCTCACGGCGCGCGAATTCCACCAGATCGCCGGGCGAGCGGGTCGGGCCGGCTACGACACCGCGGGCCTCGTCGTGGTGCAGGCCCCCGACCACGAGGTGGAAAACCACCTCGCGACGACGAAGGCCGGCGATGACCCGAAGAAGCGCAAGAAGATCGTGCGCAAGTCGGCACCCGCCGGCTTCGTGACCTGGGGTGAAGGCAGCTTCGAGCGGCTCATCGGCGGGGCACCCGAACCGCTCGAGAGCCGCATGCAGGTGTCGGCGGCGATGCTCATCAACCTGATCGCGCGCGGGGGAGATGTGGTCGCCAACGCGCGCGCCCTGCTCACCGAGAACCATGAGCCGCCGCACCGGCGGCGCGAGCTCGTGCGCCGTGCGCTCGGCATCGCGAAGACCCTCGTGCGCGCGGGCGTCGTCGAGATCGACCGCGCTGAGCCCGGAGCGGGCCTCCACAATTCAGGAGTTGGCGACACCGGCGAGCCGCGACACGCCCAGAGCGGGCATCCGGATGCCCCTGCCGAGGCAGCGGCTCCTGAATTGTGGAGACCGGCGCGGGTGCGGCTCACGGTCGACCTGCAGCCGAACTTCGCGCTCAACCAGCCGCTGAGCCCGTTCGCCCTCGCCGTCATCGGCGTGCTCGACCACACCGACGCCGATTACCCGCTCGACGTGATCAGCGTCATCGAATCGACTCTCGACAACCCGCGCCCAGTGCTCGCCCAGCAGCAGTTCAAGGCCCGCGGCGAGGCGGTCGCGGCCATGAAGGCCGACGGTGTCGAGTACGAGGCGCGCATGGATGCGCTCGAGGAGGTCGAGCACCCGCAGCCGCTCGCCGAGCTTCTGCACGCCATGTTCGAGACCTTCGCCGCCAGCCAGCCCTGGGTGCGCGACATCGAGCTGCGGCCGAAGAGCGTCGTGCGCGACCTCTACGAGCGCGCGATGAGCTTCACCGAGTACGTCAGCTTCTACGGCCTCGCCCGCAGCGAGGGCCTGCTGCTGCGCTACCTCAGCGACGCCGACCGCGCGATCCGGCAGACGGTGCCCGACGAGGCGAAGACCGACGAGCTGCGCGACATCATCGAGTGGCTGCGCGAGCTCGTGCGGCAGGTCGACTCGAGCCTGCAGGACGAGTGGGAGCAGCTCGCCTCCGGCGCGGCGGCCGCCGGGCCCGACAGCGCGCCGGTACTGCCGCCCCGGCCGCCGGACGTCACCACCAACCGCCGGGCATTCCTCGTGCTCGTGCGCAATGAGCTCTTCCGTCGCGTGCAGCTCGCGGCGCTGCAGCGCGACGACGACCTCGTAGCGCTCGACCCCGATGCGGGCTGGCCCGAGGCGCTCGACGCCTACTACGCCGAGCACGAGGAGGTGCGCACGGGGGGCGACGCGCGCAGCGCATCCCTGGTTCAGATCGATGAGAATCCGACCCGCGATCCCGACGCCGACGGTGCGACGGATGCGGCGCGCACCTGGCGCGTGCGGCAGGTGATCGACGACCCGGCCGGCGACCACGACTGGGGTATCGACGCGATCGTCGACCTCGAGGCGAGCATCGCCGAGGGATCCGCCGTGGTGCGGGTCCTCGGACTGAACCGCCTCTAG
- a CDS encoding DUF2510 domain-containing protein yields MTDAHTPAAGWYDDPEMALRLRWWDGVRWTTHTRPKPVVEQPTDASGALAVPSAAEPYSYSAPYSWSPGSVGVTPASPLAPASVDAPVQPLGTYGARSRTPDEIWNTRSTTMAYTPERTTTPAAWALAFTPLVTVLAQAAAVFLSGVDSTPWIWLVGAAIIPVLWIIIWVRRDRLTLNEWGHLRRAHWGWAFLTEVGYLTARTVVVRRQAEGKGWWPLVVCLLLIAVLINVGIFTPVVGIVLGSLV; encoded by the coding sequence ATGACCGACGCGCACACCCCTGCCGCAGGGTGGTACGACGACCCGGAGATGGCGCTGCGCCTGCGCTGGTGGGACGGCGTGCGCTGGACGACCCACACTCGCCCGAAGCCGGTCGTCGAGCAGCCGACCGACGCCTCCGGTGCCCTCGCCGTGCCGAGCGCCGCGGAGCCGTACAGCTACTCGGCCCCCTACTCGTGGTCTCCGGGCTCCGTCGGTGTGACGCCGGCCTCGCCGCTCGCGCCCGCGAGCGTGGATGCCCCCGTGCAGCCGCTCGGCACCTACGGCGCGCGCTCCCGCACGCCCGACGAGATCTGGAACACGCGCAGCACGACCATGGCGTACACGCCCGAGCGCACCACGACGCCCGCCGCCTGGGCCCTCGCGTTCACGCCGCTCGTCACGGTGCTCGCGCAGGCGGCGGCGGTGTTCCTCAGCGGCGTCGACTCGACGCCCTGGATCTGGCTCGTCGGTGCGGCGATCATCCCCGTGCTGTGGATCATCATCTGGGTGCGGCGCGACCGGCTCACCCTGAACGAGTGGGGGCACCTCCGGCGCGCCCACTGGGGGTGGGCCTTCCTGACCGAGGTCGGCTACCTGACCGCGCGCACCGTCGTCGTGCGGCGGCAGGCAGAGGGCAAGGGCTGGTGGCCGCTCGTGGTGTGCCTGCTGCTCATCGCCGTGCTCATCAACGTCGGAATCTTCACGCCGGTCGTCGGCATCGTGCTCGGCTCGCTCGTCTAG
- a CDS encoding tryptophan synthase subunit alpha → MTEGRRRGASLEVLRAEAHDELQTVILARARGGEDPWEFMSELPTVDELVVWMLRAESIRDDDGRLPSAARDYRLLRQIALDHPALTTTVWRMLDRLSA, encoded by the coding sequence ATGACGGAAGGGCGACGGCGAGGCGCGAGCCTCGAAGTGCTCCGTGCCGAGGCCCACGACGAGCTCCAGACCGTCATCCTCGCCCGCGCCCGCGGTGGGGAGGACCCCTGGGAGTTCATGAGCGAGCTGCCGACCGTCGACGAGCTCGTGGTGTGGATGCTCCGCGCCGAGAGCATCCGTGACGACGACGGCCGGCTGCCTTCGGCGGCCCGCGACTACCGGCTCCTGCGCCAGATCGCGCTCGACCATCCCGCGCTCACGACGACGGTGTGGCGGATGCTGGACCGGCTCTCGGCCTGA